The sequence GCTGGAACTGGGCCGTAACCCATGATTGATGGATCGCAACCAGCAATAGCCATTGAGCGAACTTTAGCACGTGGTGTTAAACCTAATTCAGCGGCTTTTTCTGCTGACATTAATAGCATTGCAGAAGCGCCGTCTGATAGTGCAGAAGATGTGCCTGCTGTTACTGTGCCGTTTGCTGGGTCGAAAGCAGGGCGCAATGTGCTTAGTGATTCTGCTGTTGTTTCTGGGCGAATTACTTCATCAGTTTCAACAAGAATCATTTTACCGTCGGCGTCGTGACCGTGGATTGGTAAAATTTCAGATTTAAAGCGACCTTCAACCGTTGCTTCGTGAGCTAAGCGATGTGAACGAGCACCGAACTCATCTTGTTGCTCACGCGTAATACCGTGCATTTTGCCAAGCATTTCAGCGGTTAAACCCATCATGCCAGCGGCAGAGGCAATTTTCTTTGCCATTGCAGGGTGGAAATCAACGCCGTGATTCATTGGAACGTGACCCATGTGCTCAACACCACCAACGATAAAGATATCGCCGTCGCCAACTTGAATAGCACGGGTAGCATCGTGAATAGCTTGCATCGATGAACCACATAAACGGTTAACTGTGTTACCGCCGATAGATTTAGGTAGACCAGCTAAAATGGCTGAGTTACGAGCGATGTTAAAACCTTGCTCAAGTGTTTGTTGTACACAGCCCCAGATTACGTCTTCAATTTCTTCTGGGTTAACACCAGGGTTGCGCTCTAACAGACCTTTCATTAGGTGTGCTGATAGTTCTTCTGCGCGAATGTTGCGAAATACACCGTTTTTAGAACGACCCATTGGGGTACGGATACAATCGATAACGACTACGTCTTTCATAATTTTTTCTCCAAATTCTTCTTCAGCGCTGGACGTTTAAATCCAGCGGGTGAATAACCTAAGCCTTGTAGTAAGTTTCGCCAGCTGCTGCTTTCGCGCGCATGCCGTCGGTTACTTGGTACATTTCGCCTAGGTGAGCGTAGCTGTCTGCTAACTCGACAAATGCCGCAACACCCATAGTGTCTACGTATTGGAATACACCGCCTCTAAATGGAGGGAAACCTAAACCGAATACTAAGCCCATGTCTGCTTCGTTTGGCGTCGCGATGATGCCTTCTTCTAAACAGCGCACTGTTTCGATAACCATAGGAATCATGGTGCGGGCGATGATTTCTTCACTAGTGAATTCTTTCGCGCCGTTATTAACACCTGCAATAAGTTCTAATGCTTCTGGAGCAACGTCTTTCTTAGGTTTACCACGGCGATCTAGGCTGTGATTATAGAAACCTTTACCGTTTTTCTGACCGAAGCGCTGTGCTTCAAACATCGCGTCGATTACGTCCGGCTTGTCTTTAGCCATGCGCGTTGGGAAACCTTGTGCCATCACTTCTTGTGCGTGATGCGCTGTGTCCATGCCAACCACGTCAAGTAGGTAGGCAGGACCCATTGGCCAACCAAATTCTTTTTCCATAACTTTATCAACTTGGGCGAAGTCTGCGCCGTCGTCGATTAGCTTAGAGAAGCCACCGAAGTATGGGAATAGTACGCGGTTAACGAAGAAGCCTGGACAGTCGTTAACAACGATAGGTGATTTACCCATCTTCGCTGCGTAAGCTACAACGGTCGCAATGGTTTCATCTGACGTGTTTTCGCCGCGAATAATTTCGACTAACGGCATGCGATGTACTGGGTTAAAGAAGTGCATACCACAGAATTTTTCTGGGCGTTTTACGCTTTTCGCTAATTCGTTAATCGAGATAGTTGAGGTGTTTGAAGTAAGTACAGCGTCTTCACTTAAACAACTTTCAACTTCAGCGAGTACGCTAGCTTTTACTTTTGGATTTTCTACAACAGCTTCAACAACAACGTCGGCATCTTTTACTGATTCGTAGTTTAGTGTTGGTGTGATGTTGTTAAGCACCTTAGCCATTTTTTTACCGTCGATACGGCCGCGCTTAAGTTGCTTGTTTAGAATTTTAGAGGCTTCGTCTAAGCCAAGATCTAACGCCGACTGAGCGATGTCTTTCATGACGATTGGCGTGCCTTTGCTTGCAGATTGGTAAGCGATGCCGCCACCCATGATACCAGCGCCTAATACCGCTGCTTTATCTACACTTTGTGCGGTTTTAGCTGCGGCTTTAGCGTTGCCTTTAATTTGCTGGTCGTTAAGGAAGATATTAACTAGCGAACGAGCAACATCAGTTTTAGCGAGTTTAACGAAACCTTTGTTTTCTACTGCTAAGGCTTCAGCGCGATTCATTGAGGCGCTTTTCTCAATGCATTTTAATGCTGTCATTGGTGCAGGGTAATGTTTACCTGCTTTAGCAGCAACCATACCTGTAGCTGTGCCAAATGACATCATGCTTTCGATTGGTGACAAGGCTAATGGCGTTTTCTTTTCTTCGCGACGTGCTTGCCAGTCGAATTTGCCAGCAATGGCATCTTCTAACATCTCTACAGCGGCTTCGCGTAATTTCTCAGGAGCTACTACTGCATCAACAGCACCAACTTTTAGAGCTTTGTCTGCTTTATTGTTACCGCCACCAGTGATCCAAAGTAGGGCATTGTCACAACCAATCAGGCGAGGTAGGCGCACACTGCCGCCCCAACCAGGCATGATGCCCAATTTAGTTTCTGGTAAGCCAACAACAGCTGTAGTGTCGGCTACACGGTAATCGGCAATTAAAATTGCTTCACAACCACCACCAAGCGCAAAACCATTTACTGCAGCAATCGTCGGACATGGAAGATCTTCGAAGGCGTTAAACGTATCGTTTACGTCACTTAACCATTGTGAAAGTTGCTCTGAAGGAGCGTCGAAGTGAGTAGTGAATTCTGTGATATCTGCGCCGACGATAAAGGCTGACTTTCCACTGGTCATTACTACACCTTTTAAATCAGTTAGCGCATGTAACGCTTTTACTGCTTCTTCAAAAGATTCCAGTGTGTTCTTATCGAATTTGTTAACAGAGCCGTCTTTGGCGTCGAATTTTAACTCTGCAATGCCATCTTTGATGTAGCTTACAGAGAGGGTGCTAGACTCATAAATCATGTTGTTTTTCCCTCGTTGAACTTTGCAATTCAGTTAGCTGATTTTCTAGTTTATTGTTTACAGCGACGCTCAAGTTTCGCTCGTTATAAAACAAATATCAATGATTAATTCAAACATTTGTTTGAAGTGGGTGTTTTGTTATTGTTTTACAACTGGTTAGCAGAAAAAATAACTCAGCTTACAGCTGTTATCTTATTGTCTTTTACCAATATATTGCTTTAAAGAGCATTAGCGAAAGATGATTGATATAATGCGTCAAACTTTGCTTTTGGAATTACTTATGGAACAACTACAACAGTTATTCGCACAACACATTGATGAGTTAAATGCACGTGCTAAAACTATTATGGCGCGCGAAAATGTCAGCTCTTTGATCGTTCATTCTGGTCAACCGCATCGTCAGTTTTTAGATGATATGGACTACCCATTTAAAGTAAATCCTCATTTCAAACATTGGGTACCTGTGATTGATAATCCAAATTGTTGGGTAATTGTCGACGGTGAATCGAAACCGACTTTGGTTTTTTATCGCCCTGTTGATTTTTGGCACAAGGTGCCTGATGCGCCAAACGATTTTTGGACAGACGCTTTTAACATTGTATTAATTAAGAAAGCTGAGCATATTGCCGAGCATTTACCGCAAGATTTATCACGTGCTGCCTATTTAGGTGAACATATTGATGTTGCTGATGTTCTAAACATCGGTCTTCGCAATCCAGAAGAATTAGTGTCTTATTTCCACTATCATCGCGCTTACAAAACTGATTATGAATTGGAATGTTTGCGTGAGGCTAATCGTTTAGCGGTTAAAGGGCATCAAGCAGCGAAAGCAGCCTTCATGGCGCAGAAATCTGAATACGATATTCAGATGGATTATTTGCAAGCGATTAAGCACACCGAAAATGAAGTGCCTTATGGTAATATCATTGCGCTTAATGAAAATGCGGCAATTTTGCATTACACCATTCTTGAGCAAGAAAAACCGCAACAATTTAATTCGTTTTTAATTGATGCTGGTGCAAATTGTCGTGGTTATGCCTCAGATATTACCCGTACCTATGCTTTTGAAGACAATGAATTCAATTCGTTGATTAAAGCATTAGATGCTAAGCAGCTAGAGCTAATAGATGGCATTAAGTCTGATGTGAGCTATGTTGATTTACATCTGCAAATGCATCAAATGATTGCTGAGCTGTTAAGTGAATTCGATATTGTGAAATTAGCGCCGCAGCAAATTGTTGAAAAGGAGATTACTAGCACTTTCTTCCCACATGGTTTAGGGCATTTCTTGGGGTTACAAGTTCACGATATGGGCGGTTTTATGGCGGACGAATCAGGTGCACATGTCGCTGCGCCAGATAATCATCCATTCTTGCGTTGTACGCGAATGGTCGAACCTCGTCAGGTTATGACGATTGAGCCGGGATTATACTTTATCGATAGTTTGTTAGATGAGTTGAAAACCACTGATAATGGTGAGTTCATAAATTGGGAAAAAGTCGAAGAATTTAAGCCATTTGGCGGTATTCGCATCGAAGATAATATTATCGTTCATCGCAATCATATCGAGAATATGACACGCGATTTGGGTCTTAACTAAATTACTTGAGCTAACTCTTTTGATTAATAGTAAACCCTATCGCGTATTGTCTGCACCGCTAATGGTGCAGACGGAAGTTAAACGCAGTAAATTTCTTGCCTATGTTGCCCCAACTGCTGGAGTCGATGCTGCAAAAGCTTTTGTTAATGAAATAAAGGCAAAACATCCCGATGCAAATCACAATTGTTGGGCTTTTGTTGCTAGTCGCCCTGAGAACTCCGTCGATATTGGTTATTCCGATGATGGCGAGCCATCTGGTTGCGCTGGCAAGCCAATGCTCAATGTACTGCAGGGCAGTGGTATTGGTGAGATAACTGTGGTGGTAACGCGTTATTTTGGCGGCACTAAACTTGGAACAGGTGGCATGGCTCGCGCTTATGGCGGAGCAGTTAGTGCTGTTTTAGAGCAAGCGCAAACCAAAGAAAGAGCCGTGGAGCAATCACTGCAGTTTAATTGCGATTATCAGCTTAGCAATACTATTGAAATGTTGTTGAAGCAGCACGATGCAACTATCGTTAGTGCTAATTATGGCGCTGAAATAGAGTTTGATATTTTATTAGATGTGCGAGTCATTAATACCTTCATAGAAGAAGTATTTCAGCGCACCAATGGTCAGCTGATGATTGCTCGGGAAACTTAATTAACCCGAGTTCAAGTTAAGTCAAATTAGCGGTGACAAATCCCACAATATTATTCCTTCGTCTAGCTATAGCTAGTTAATTTGATTAGAATGCAGTTTCCTCGAAATTTTATCTAACAATCTTATGGAATTACATCTCGTTATTTTGGCCGCAGGCAAAGGAACTCGTATGCGTTCTGCGCTGCCAAAAGTGCTTCACAAAATTGCCGCCAAATCTATGGTAGAACACGTTATTGATGCTGCTACCGTGCTTGAAAATGTTTCATCTACTCAACTTGTTTATGGTCATGGTGGCGATTTAATGCAAGAAGCGTTATCTCACCGAGATGTCAATTGGGCTTTGCAAGCTGAGCAGTTAGGAACTGGTCATGCAGTAGCACAAGCCATGCCTAATCTTAACGATGACGGTAAAGTCTTAATTCTTTACGGCGATGTTCCATTAATTTCAACCTCGACGCTTGAGCGTTTAGTTGCCTCGCAACCACAAGGTGGGATCGGTTTATTAACCGTCGAGCTTGATAATCCAACGGGTTACGGCCGAATTGTTAGAGAAAACGATGCCGTTGTTGGTATTGTTGAACAAAAAGACGCTAATCCACAACAGTTAGCTATTAATGAAGTCAATACGGGTATTTTAGTTGCCGACGCAGTAGATCTTAAACGCTGGTTGGCAAATTTAAGTAACGATAATGCCCAGGGTGAATACTATCTCACTGATATTATTGAAATGGCACATAAAGAAGGTCGTAGCATTGTCGCTGCTCATCCTGAATCTGCCGTTGAAGTTGAAGGCGTAAACAATAAATTGCAGCTAGCGCAATTAGAGCGTGCATATCAATTACAGCAAGCACACGAGTTAATGGTTGCTGGCGCTACGCTATTTGATCCTGCTCGTTTGGATATTCGCGGCGAAATTGAAATTGGTCAAGATGTTGAAATTGACATTAACGTTATTATCGAAGGTAAAGTGGTCTTAGGTAACAACGTTAAAATTGGCGCGAACTGTATCCTAATCGACTGTGTCATTGGCGATAATACCGAAATTAAGCCTAACTCAATTGTTGAGTCTTCAACCGTGGGTAGTCATTGCTCTGTTGGTCCTTTCGCTCGATTAAGGCCAAATTCAGAGATGTTAGACGATTCTCATGTCGGCAACTTTGTTGAAATGAAGAAAGTTAAATTAGGCCAAGGCTCAAAAGCTGGCCATTTAGCTTATTTGGGTGATTCGATAATCGGCCGTAATGTCAACATCGGCGCAGGAACCATTACTTGTAATTACGATGGTGCAAACAAACATCTTACTGAAATTGACGACGATGCCTTTATTGGCTCAGATACCCAGTTAGTAGCTCCTGTTAAAGTAGGAAAGGGCGCTACAGTGGCTGCCGGTGCAACCATCACAAAAGAAGTCGGTGATGGTGAACTTGTACTTACCCGAGTAAAACAGCGCCATATTGAAAGCTGGGCTCGTCCACAAAAGAATAAAAAATAAGGATTAACATAAAATGTGCGGAATTGTAGGTGGCGTGGCACAGCGCGACGTTAAAGATATTTTAATTGAAGGCTTACGACGCCTTGAATACCGCGGTTATGATTCAGCTGGTCTAGCCGTTATTAAAGATGCTGGCTCTTTTGAGCGTGTACGTGCCGTAGGTAAAGTTCAAAACCTTGCTGATAAAGCTGTTGATTTTGATGTAGCAGGTGGCACTGGTATTGCTCATACCCGTTGGGCAACCCACGGCGGTGTGACAGAAGCAAATGCCCACCCACACGCGTCAAATAACGATATTGTTGTTGTTCACAACGGCATTATCGAAAATCATGGCGAGCTTCGTCAGGAGCTTAAGGCTAAGGGCTATGTATTTTCATCTGATACTGA comes from Psychrobium sp. MM17-31 and encodes:
- a CDS encoding YigZ family protein, whose amino-acid sequence is MINSKPYRVLSAPLMVQTEVKRSKFLAYVAPTAGVDAAKAFVNEIKAKHPDANHNCWAFVASRPENSVDIGYSDDGEPSGCAGKPMLNVLQGSGIGEITVVVTRYFGGTKLGTGGMARAYGGAVSAVLEQAQTKERAVEQSLQFNCDYQLSNTIEMLLKQHDATIVSANYGAEIEFDILLDVRVINTFIEEVFQRTNGQLMIARET
- the pepQ gene encoding Xaa-Pro dipeptidase, which translates into the protein MEQLQQLFAQHIDELNARAKTIMARENVSSLIVHSGQPHRQFLDDMDYPFKVNPHFKHWVPVIDNPNCWVIVDGESKPTLVFYRPVDFWHKVPDAPNDFWTDAFNIVLIKKAEHIAEHLPQDLSRAAYLGEHIDVADVLNIGLRNPEELVSYFHYHRAYKTDYELECLREANRLAVKGHQAAKAAFMAQKSEYDIQMDYLQAIKHTENEVPYGNIIALNENAAILHYTILEQEKPQQFNSFLIDAGANCRGYASDITRTYAFEDNEFNSLIKALDAKQLELIDGIKSDVSYVDLHLQMHQMIAELLSEFDIVKLAPQQIVEKEITSTFFPHGLGHFLGLQVHDMGGFMADESGAHVAAPDNHPFLRCTRMVEPRQVMTIEPGLYFIDSLLDELKTTDNGEFINWEKVEEFKPFGGIRIEDNIIVHRNHIENMTRDLGLN
- the fadA gene encoding acetyl-CoA C-acyltransferase FadA, which codes for MKDVVVIDCIRTPMGRSKNGVFRNIRAEELSAHLMKGLLERNPGVNPEEIEDVIWGCVQQTLEQGFNIARNSAILAGLPKSIGGNTVNRLCGSSMQAIHDATRAIQVGDGDIFIVGGVEHMGHVPMNHGVDFHPAMAKKIASAAGMMGLTAEMLGKMHGITREQQDEFGARSHRLAHEATVEGRFKSEILPIHGHDADGKMILVETDEVIRPETTAESLSTLRPAFDPANGTVTAGTSSALSDGASAMLLMSAEKAAELGLTPRAKVRSMAIAGCDPSIMGYGPVPATQKALKRAGVTMDDIDVVELNEAFAAQSLPCVKDLGLMDSVDERVNLNGGAIALGHPLGCSGARISTSLINIMESKDAKLGLATMCIGLGQGIATVFERP
- the fadB gene encoding fatty acid oxidation complex subunit alpha FadB; this encodes MIYESSTLSVSYIKDGIAELKFDAKDGSVNKFDKNTLESFEEAVKALHALTDLKGVVMTSGKSAFIVGADITEFTTHFDAPSEQLSQWLSDVNDTFNAFEDLPCPTIAAVNGFALGGGCEAILIADYRVADTTAVVGLPETKLGIMPGWGGSVRLPRLIGCDNALLWITGGGNNKADKALKVGAVDAVVAPEKLREAAVEMLEDAIAGKFDWQARREEKKTPLALSPIESMMSFGTATGMVAAKAGKHYPAPMTALKCIEKSASMNRAEALAVENKGFVKLAKTDVARSLVNIFLNDQQIKGNAKAAAKTAQSVDKAAVLGAGIMGGGIAYQSASKGTPIVMKDIAQSALDLGLDEASKILNKQLKRGRIDGKKMAKVLNNITPTLNYESVKDADVVVEAVVENPKVKASVLAEVESCLSEDAVLTSNTSTISINELAKSVKRPEKFCGMHFFNPVHRMPLVEIIRGENTSDETIATVVAYAAKMGKSPIVVNDCPGFFVNRVLFPYFGGFSKLIDDGADFAQVDKVMEKEFGWPMGPAYLLDVVGMDTAHHAQEVMAQGFPTRMAKDKPDVIDAMFEAQRFGQKNGKGFYNHSLDRRGKPKKDVAPEALELIAGVNNGAKEFTSEEIIARTMIPMVIETVRCLEEGIIATPNEADMGLVFGLGFPPFRGGVFQYVDTMGVAAFVELADSYAHLGEMYQVTDGMRAKAAAGETYYKA
- the glmU gene encoding bifunctional UDP-N-acetylglucosamine diphosphorylase/glucosamine-1-phosphate N-acetyltransferase GlmU, translated to MELHLVILAAGKGTRMRSALPKVLHKIAAKSMVEHVIDAATVLENVSSTQLVYGHGGDLMQEALSHRDVNWALQAEQLGTGHAVAQAMPNLNDDGKVLILYGDVPLISTSTLERLVASQPQGGIGLLTVELDNPTGYGRIVRENDAVVGIVEQKDANPQQLAINEVNTGILVADAVDLKRWLANLSNDNAQGEYYLTDIIEMAHKEGRSIVAAHPESAVEVEGVNNKLQLAQLERAYQLQQAHELMVAGATLFDPARLDIRGEIEIGQDVEIDINVIIEGKVVLGNNVKIGANCILIDCVIGDNTEIKPNSIVESSTVGSHCSVGPFARLRPNSEMLDDSHVGNFVEMKKVKLGQGSKAGHLAYLGDSIIGRNVNIGAGTITCNYDGANKHLTEIDDDAFIGSDTQLVAPVKVGKGATVAAGATITKEVGDGELVLTRVKQRHIESWARPQKNKK